In Hahella sp. KA22, one genomic interval encodes:
- a CDS encoding glycosyl hydrolase family 18 protein, which translates to MAIKLKHIASAVALTTAMIAEPAMAEFKVVGYFPTWQGDVNSIPYDKVTHINYSFAIPTANGGLQPLEGGEQRLRTLVQRAHGAGVKVQIAVGGWNNGDDSAFAALSGNSASRANFIRNLMNMVDAYGLDGVDLDWEYPEAGAEANNFKTLMRELGAALHSRNKILTAAVTASDFPGSVDADVINSVDFLNLMVYDLGYPHSTYQHAQNALTHWKFNEGLPQHKAVLGVPFYSHKDWVAYKDVIARYGAGAAQRDDAGGLDYNGQPTIRAKTELALSEAGGVMFWEISQDTRDDTSLMKTIWETVDGGNPPTPGGITVQAENYTYMSGVQVEPTTDAGGGQNVGYIDANDWMSYAAVNIPQAGTYTVEYRVASLNGGGRLQLEKAGGSPVYGSVSIPATGAWQNWRTVQHKVNLPAGPLQFGVKALAGGWNINWFKVSKSN; encoded by the coding sequence ATGGCTATCAAGCTCAAACACATTGCATCGGCAGTCGCGCTGACCACCGCCATGATCGCCGAGCCGGCGATGGCTGAATTCAAAGTCGTGGGATACTTTCCAACCTGGCAGGGAGACGTGAACAGCATCCCTTACGATAAAGTCACTCACATTAACTATTCCTTCGCCATACCCACCGCCAATGGCGGTTTGCAGCCCCTGGAAGGCGGGGAGCAGCGCTTGCGCACGCTGGTGCAGCGCGCTCATGGCGCCGGGGTGAAAGTGCAGATCGCCGTGGGCGGATGGAATAACGGCGATGACTCCGCTTTCGCCGCGCTGTCCGGCAACAGCGCCAGTCGCGCCAACTTTATCCGTAATCTGATGAACATGGTGGACGCCTACGGCCTGGACGGCGTGGACCTGGACTGGGAATACCCGGAAGCCGGCGCCGAAGCCAATAACTTCAAAACTCTGATGCGGGAACTCGGCGCGGCGCTGCACAGCCGCAACAAGATTCTGACGGCGGCGGTCACTGCGTCGGACTTTCCCGGCAGCGTGGACGCAGACGTTATCAACAGCGTGGATTTCCTCAACCTGATGGTGTACGACCTGGGCTATCCGCATTCCACCTATCAACATGCGCAGAATGCGCTGACTCACTGGAAATTCAACGAAGGTCTGCCCCAGCACAAAGCGGTGCTGGGCGTGCCGTTTTACTCCCATAAAGACTGGGTGGCCTATAAAGACGTAATCGCCCGTTACGGCGCCGGCGCGGCGCAACGGGACGACGCAGGCGGTCTCGACTATAACGGACAGCCGACTATCCGGGCGAAGACCGAGCTGGCGCTATCCGAAGCGGGCGGCGTCATGTTCTGGGAAATTTCCCAGGATACCCGTGACGATACCTCTTTGATGAAAACCATCTGGGAGACAGTCGACGGCGGTAACCCCCCGACCCCGGGCGGCATCACCGTTCAGGCGGAGAACTACACCTACATGAGCGGCGTGCAGGTGGAGCCCACCACCGATGCGGGCGGCGGCCAGAATGTCGGTTATATCGACGCCAATGACTGGATGTCCTACGCGGCGGTGAACATTCCGCAAGCAGGAACTTACACCGTGGAATACCGGGTGGCCAGCCTGAACGGCGGTGGCAGACTGCAACTGGAGAAAGCCGGAGGCAGTCCGGTCTACGGCAGTGTGTCGATTCCCGCCACTGGAGCTTGGCAGAACTGGCGTACGGTGCAGCACAAAGTGAATCTGCCCGCCGGACCGCTGCAATTTGGCGTCAAGGCGCTGGCTGGGGGCTGGAACATTAACTGGTTCAAGGTCAGCAAGAGCAATTAA
- a CDS encoding catalase: MLKTPQGTPIADNQNSLRAGARGPGLLEDRQLREKLFHFDHERIPERVVHARGFGAHGYFEALDTLDGVTCADLFKRKGRKTPVFARFSTVAGNKGSADLARDVRGFAVKFYTQEGNWDLVGNNIPVFFIQDAMKFPDLIHAAKAEPDRGFPQAQTAHDNFWDFISLTPESMHMVMWIMSDRTIPRSLRFMEGFGVHTFRFINAAGKSTFVKFHWKPAQGMQSVTWDEALRINGADPDYHRRDMWNAIQSGDYPTWELGVQLFDDAFAEKFEFDVLDATKLIPEEQVPVKIVGRMVLNKAVDNFFAETEQVAFCTQNLVPGIDQSNDPLLQGRNFSYLDTQLKRLGSPNFTHIPINAPKCPVHNFMQDGHMAMHNRAGRANYEPNSWGGEQGGPREDSETGYVSYSEPMTGEKVRQRSETFSDHYSQANQFYRSQTEAEQAHIADALVFELSKVERSDIRERMVSHLLNIDRGLAKNVANKLGISNMPKPAPAARKPIMDLPVSDALSINKSSQPTLAGRTFGVFLSNGADNKLLKNLKRLLKKEGADYDLITPAIQGTTLSDGEVITGDETYEGGPSALYDVVVVIVSDEQRSLFTTTPAARHFIEDAYRHSKYIAYSSNLQETVEQLLNGRECDQAMFSLSKKADIERFLTSARALRYWDREDG; the protein is encoded by the coding sequence GTGCTCAAGACACCTCAAGGGACACCCATTGCAGACAACCAAAACTCTCTGCGCGCCGGCGCCCGCGGACCAGGCTTGCTGGAAGACCGGCAATTGCGGGAAAAGCTGTTTCATTTTGATCATGAACGTATTCCCGAGCGTGTTGTACATGCGCGGGGCTTCGGCGCTCACGGCTACTTCGAGGCGCTGGACACCCTGGATGGCGTGACCTGCGCCGATCTGTTCAAACGCAAAGGGCGTAAGACGCCGGTGTTCGCACGCTTCTCCACGGTGGCGGGTAACAAAGGCTCCGCCGATCTGGCCCGCGATGTGCGCGGCTTCGCCGTGAAGTTTTATACCCAGGAAGGCAACTGGGATTTGGTGGGGAACAATATTCCAGTGTTCTTCATACAGGACGCCATGAAGTTCCCCGATTTGATTCACGCCGCAAAGGCGGAGCCGGACCGCGGTTTCCCCCAGGCGCAAACGGCCCATGATAATTTCTGGGACTTTATTTCCCTGACCCCGGAAAGCATGCACATGGTGATGTGGATCATGTCCGACCGGACCATTCCCCGATCCCTGCGTTTTATGGAAGGCTTTGGCGTGCACACCTTCCGTTTTATTAACGCCGCAGGCAAATCCACCTTTGTTAAGTTTCACTGGAAGCCGGCGCAGGGCATGCAGTCCGTGACCTGGGACGAGGCGCTGCGCATCAACGGAGCCGACCCCGATTACCATCGTCGCGATATGTGGAATGCGATTCAGTCAGGGGACTATCCCACCTGGGAACTGGGCGTTCAGCTCTTTGACGACGCCTTCGCGGAAAAATTCGAGTTTGACGTGCTGGACGCCACCAAACTGATCCCTGAGGAACAGGTTCCAGTGAAAATCGTCGGCAGAATGGTGCTCAACAAAGCGGTCGATAACTTCTTTGCGGAAACGGAACAGGTCGCCTTCTGCACCCAGAATCTGGTCCCCGGCATTGATCAAAGCAACGATCCGCTGCTGCAGGGGCGCAATTTCTCTTATCTGGACACCCAACTTAAACGCCTGGGTAGCCCCAACTTCACGCACATCCCCATCAATGCGCCTAAATGTCCGGTGCACAACTTCATGCAGGACGGCCATATGGCCATGCACAACCGCGCGGGGCGCGCCAATTACGAGCCGAATAGCTGGGGCGGCGAGCAGGGCGGGCCGCGCGAGGATAGCGAAACGGGCTACGTCAGCTATTCTGAACCGATGACGGGGGAGAAAGTCCGGCAACGCAGCGAAACCTTCAGTGATCACTACAGCCAGGCCAATCAGTTTTACCGTAGTCAAACCGAGGCCGAACAGGCGCATATCGCTGACGCCCTGGTGTTTGAATTAAGCAAGGTGGAGCGTAGCGACATTCGGGAAAGAATGGTCTCACACTTGCTTAATATTGACCGGGGACTGGCGAAAAACGTCGCCAACAAATTAGGGATCAGTAACATGCCTAAACCGGCCCCGGCGGCCAGGAAACCTATTATGGACTTACCTGTCTCGGATGCGTTGAGTATCAATAAAAGCTCACAGCCGACCCTGGCTGGGCGCACGTTCGGCGTATTTCTGTCCAACGGCGCAGATAACAAGCTGCTGAAAAACTTAAAACGTCTGCTTAAAAAAGAGGGCGCGGATTACGACTTGATCACCCCCGCCATCCAGGGAACGACATTAAGCGATGGCGAAGTCATCACCGGCGACGAAACCTACGAAGGCGGCCCCTCAGCTTTATACGACGTCGTCGTAGTGATAGTCAGCGACGAACAACGGAGTCTGTTCACCACGACGCCAGCAGCCAGACATTTCATCGAAGATGCGTACCGGCACAGCAAATACATCGCGTACTCCAGCAATCTGCAAGAGACCGTGGAACAATTACTAAACGGCCGCGAATGCGACCAGGCCATGTTCAGCCTGTCTAAAAAAGCGGATATAGAACGCTTCCTGACCAGCGCCAGAGCCCTGCGTTATTGGGACAGGGAAGACGGATAG
- the phnR gene encoding phosphonate utilization transcriptional regulator PhnR has translation MEKQIDNHYRYLQQHFSYLIRQQALLPGEKLPSERDIGERFNLTRMTVRQGLQILEAEGLIYRQNRRGWFVSPPAVVYNPARRQSFIEYVSSQGFEPSTDLIGVTVNPADARMAELMKVDKGARLLFLQRRRSIDGRPVLIEHIYINTALLPGIEKEDMSQSLTHLLRSKYGQAYHSMNLIFKSTALHEDAARELGAAAGLPGLHIERTNYDASGRVLELDYEYWRHDAVTIQIDVND, from the coding sequence ATGGAAAAGCAGATCGACAACCATTACCGCTACCTGCAACAGCACTTCAGCTATCTGATCCGCCAGCAGGCCCTCCTGCCTGGAGAGAAGCTGCCTTCTGAACGGGATATCGGCGAACGCTTCAATCTCACTCGCATGACGGTACGCCAGGGATTACAGATCCTGGAAGCCGAAGGGTTGATCTATCGCCAGAACCGGCGCGGCTGGTTCGTCTCGCCGCCGGCGGTGGTGTACAACCCGGCGCGGCGGCAGAGTTTTATTGAGTACGTGTCCAGTCAGGGCTTTGAACCCAGCACTGACCTGATCGGCGTCACCGTCAATCCTGCGGACGCGCGTATGGCGGAGCTGATGAAAGTCGACAAAGGCGCGCGCCTGTTGTTCTTGCAACGCCGCCGCTCCATTGACGGGCGCCCCGTGCTGATCGAGCACATCTATATCAACACGGCGCTGCTGCCCGGCATCGAAAAGGAAGACATGTCGCAGTCATTAACCCACCTGCTGCGCAGCAAGTATGGGCAGGCCTATCACAGCATGAACCTGATTTTTAAATCCACTGCGCTGCATGAAGACGCCGCCCGGGAACTAGGCGCAGCGGCGGGTCTGCCCGGCCTCCATATCGAGCGAACCAACTACGACGCCTCCGGTCGGGTATTGGAGTTGGACTACGAATACTGGCGTCATGACGCAGTGACGATCCAGATCGACGTCAACGACTAA
- a CDS encoding putative 2-aminoethylphosphonate ABC transporter substrate-binding protein: MTLKYLLKRVSVLAGAALCSLAAQAATTELTVYTAIEAEDLKKYAARFNEEHPDIKINWVRDSTGIITAKLLAEKENPQADVVWGLAATSLMLLNDEGMLQSYKPKGYDALSPKFRDNNAEPVWTGMDAWMAAVCFNTVEAEKLNLPKPTSWKDLTRPEYQGHIIMPNPNSSGTGFLDVSSWLQMFGEERGWQYMSDLHQNISRYTHSGSKPCKMAAAGETPIGISFAFRAAKSKKDGAPLDIIFPQEGLGWDMEATAIVKGSKKMDAAQTLVDWTVSRKANETYNEGYAVVAMPGVAKPVQYFPENAEALMIDNNFTWAAANRERILAEWQKRFDGKSEAK; encoded by the coding sequence ATGACGTTGAAGTATCTGTTGAAGCGTGTGAGCGTCCTGGCCGGCGCAGCTCTGTGTTCCCTGGCGGCCCAGGCGGCGACCACTGAATTGACCGTATATACCGCTATCGAAGCGGAAGATTTGAAGAAATACGCGGCGCGCTTCAACGAAGAGCATCCGGACATCAAAATCAACTGGGTGAGGGATTCCACCGGTATCATCACCGCCAAACTGCTGGCGGAAAAAGAAAACCCGCAGGCGGACGTCGTCTGGGGCCTGGCCGCCACCAGCCTGATGCTGCTTAACGACGAAGGCATGCTGCAATCCTACAAGCCCAAAGGCTATGACGCCCTCTCCCCTAAATTCCGCGATAACAATGCGGAGCCTGTATGGACCGGCATGGACGCCTGGATGGCGGCAGTGTGTTTCAACACCGTGGAAGCGGAGAAACTCAATCTGCCCAAGCCTACTTCCTGGAAAGACCTGACCAGGCCGGAATATCAGGGCCATATCATCATGCCTAACCCCAACTCCTCCGGCACAGGCTTCCTGGACGTGAGCAGCTGGCTGCAGATGTTCGGCGAGGAAAGAGGCTGGCAGTACATGAGCGACCTGCACCAGAACATCAGCCGCTACACCCACTCCGGCTCCAAACCCTGTAAAATGGCCGCGGCCGGTGAAACCCCCATCGGCATCTCCTTCGCCTTCCGCGCTGCAAAATCCAAGAAAGACGGCGCGCCGCTGGACATTATCTTCCCCCAGGAAGGCCTGGGCTGGGACATGGAAGCCACCGCTATCGTGAAAGGCTCCAAGAAAATGGACGCCGCCCAAACCCTGGTGGACTGGACCGTCTCCCGCAAAGCCAATGAAACCTACAACGAAGGCTACGCCGTCGTCGCCATGCCCGGCGTCGCCAAACCGGTGCAGTACTTCCCGGAAAACGCCGAAGCCCTGATGATCGACAACAACTTCACCTGGGCCGCCGCCAACCGCGAACGCATCCTGGCGGAATGGCAAAAACGCTTCGACGGCAAGAGCGAAGCCAAGTAA
- a CDS encoding putative 2-aminoethylphosphonate ABC transporter ATP-binding protein yields the protein MSKSPAPYLQLTDIDQYFGNFQALRSVSLSVNEGEFICFLGPSGCGKTSLLRIIAGLDVLSAGQVTQGGRDITHAPVKARDFGIVFQSYALFPNLSVADNVGYGLKSQGVKADERRQRVRELLSVVGLDGSEDKYPSQLSGGQQQRVALARALATSPGLLLLDEPLSALDARVRAHLRQEIKQLQARLGVTTIMVTHDQEEALTMADRIVVMNHGRIEQIGSPQDIYTHPRTPFVAEFVGEMNFLPGRVGPNHSLQTGPVTLQCARAADMSESAPVKIAVRPEDIRLRLNGDRHNVLSGSVLDIQFLGSRVRSRLALDSQNAVLVADISMNEMAELGLRQGQSVEFQLPRDRLRLFAEAS from the coding sequence ATGTCCAAGTCCCCCGCACCTTATCTGCAGTTGACCGATATCGATCAATACTTCGGTAATTTCCAGGCGCTGAGATCCGTTTCGCTGTCCGTGAATGAAGGTGAGTTCATCTGCTTTCTGGGACCTTCGGGCTGCGGTAAGACCAGTTTGCTGCGCATTATCGCTGGACTGGATGTCCTCAGTGCGGGTCAAGTGACGCAGGGCGGGCGGGACATCACTCATGCGCCGGTGAAAGCGCGGGATTTCGGCATCGTGTTTCAATCCTATGCCCTGTTTCCCAATTTATCTGTGGCGGATAACGTCGGTTATGGCCTGAAGTCTCAGGGCGTGAAAGCGGATGAGCGACGTCAGCGGGTGCGTGAGCTGCTCAGCGTAGTAGGCCTGGACGGCAGTGAAGATAAGTACCCTTCGCAACTGTCCGGCGGACAACAACAACGGGTCGCCCTCGCGCGGGCGTTGGCCACTTCCCCGGGTTTATTGCTGCTTGATGAGCCCCTGTCTGCCCTGGACGCCCGTGTGCGTGCGCATTTGCGACAGGAGATCAAACAACTGCAGGCGCGGCTCGGCGTGACCACCATTATGGTCACCCATGATCAGGAGGAAGCGTTGACCATGGCGGACCGGATTGTGGTGATGAACCACGGCCGCATTGAACAGATCGGCTCCCCTCAGGATATCTATACCCATCCCCGCACGCCCTTTGTGGCGGAATTCGTGGGAGAGATGAATTTTCTACCAGGGCGCGTCGGCCCGAATCATTCACTACAGACGGGACCGGTGACGTTGCAGTGCGCCCGCGCTGCGGATATGTCGGAGTCCGCGCCGGTAAAAATCGCCGTGCGTCCCGAGGATATCCGTCTGCGTCTGAACGGCGATCGCCATAATGTACTGAGCGGCAGCGTGCTGGACATCCAGTTTCTTGGCTCCCGCGTGCGCTCGCGCCTCGCCCTGGACAGCCAGAACGCCGTATTGGTGGCGGATATTTCCATGAATGAGATGGCGGAGCTGGGATTGCGTCAGGGGCAGTCCGTGGAATTTCAACTGCCTCGTGATCGTCTGCGATTGTTTGCGGAGGCGTCATGA
- a CDS encoding putative 2-aminoethylphosphonate ABC transporter permease subunit: MSRATMTLPARPSVIPLSITLRRSRDEWALGGAMLIGLLALLTAVAAPLYALLSKSLQNRAGDFVGLENFIAYANTPSLVASIGNSLTIALLSTVIVITLAFLAAYSLTRTRLPGKGAFRMALAAPILAPSLLPAISLVYLFGNQGVIKTWLLGESIYGPIGIVIGSCFWTFPHALMILVTALSNTDGRLYESASALGASPLRTFFTVTLPGAKYGLISAAFVVFTLVITDFGVPKVIGGQYNMLATDIYKQVIGQQNFQMGAVVSVILLLPAILTFLADRWAQRRQSAALTSKAAPWTPPRRPLADKGCTLFMLLLTATILGVITMAIYASLVTFWPYNLSLSLKNYQFDLMDGGGWEAYWNSLRMATYTAFFGAIFIFFNAYLVEKLQGFRPLRALFHFIAILPLAVPGMALGLAYIFFFNAPSNPLNGLYATMAILVICTIAHFYTVCHLTAVTALKQIDPEFEAVSASLKAPQWLTFWRVSLPVCLPAVLEIGGYLFVNAMTTVSAVIFLYSHNTMLASVSVLNMDDAGDIAPAAAMAVMIMLTCLVAKLLQWLLGGLLLRRTQKWRCA; this comes from the coding sequence ATGAGTAGAGCGACCATGACCCTGCCAGCCCGCCCCAGCGTCATCCCGCTATCCATCACTCTACGTCGTAGCCGCGACGAATGGGCGCTTGGCGGCGCCATGCTGATAGGTTTGCTGGCGTTATTGACGGCAGTCGCCGCGCCTTTGTACGCGTTGCTGTCCAAAAGTCTGCAAAACCGGGCGGGAGATTTTGTCGGCCTGGAAAATTTCATCGCCTACGCGAATACTCCCTCGCTGGTGGCGTCTATCGGCAACTCGCTGACGATCGCTTTACTGAGCACTGTCATCGTGATCACCCTGGCGTTCCTGGCCGCCTATTCGCTGACTCGCACCCGCTTGCCCGGCAAAGGCGCGTTCCGTATGGCGCTGGCGGCGCCGATTCTGGCGCCTTCGTTATTGCCTGCCATCAGTCTGGTGTATCTGTTCGGCAACCAAGGAGTCATCAAAACATGGCTGTTGGGAGAAAGCATCTATGGTCCGATCGGCATTGTTATTGGCTCCTGTTTCTGGACCTTTCCCCATGCCCTGATGATCCTGGTGACGGCGCTGTCCAATACCGACGGACGCCTGTACGAGTCCGCTTCCGCGCTAGGTGCGTCGCCCCTTCGCACGTTTTTTACCGTCACCCTGCCCGGCGCCAAATACGGCCTGATTAGCGCCGCCTTCGTGGTGTTCACTTTGGTCATCACGGACTTCGGGGTGCCTAAGGTCATTGGCGGCCAATACAACATGCTCGCCACGGACATCTACAAGCAGGTGATCGGTCAGCAGAATTTTCAGATGGGTGCGGTGGTGAGTGTGATTTTGCTTCTGCCTGCGATCCTGACTTTTCTGGCGGACCGTTGGGCGCAGCGACGCCAATCCGCAGCGTTGACCTCAAAGGCGGCGCCCTGGACGCCGCCCCGTCGCCCCCTAGCGGATAAGGGCTGCACGCTTTTCATGCTGCTGCTGACGGCGACGATCCTGGGAGTCATCACTATGGCGATCTACGCCTCACTGGTGACGTTCTGGCCCTACAACCTGAGTCTGTCGTTGAAGAACTATCAGTTCGACCTGATGGACGGAGGCGGTTGGGAGGCTTACTGGAACTCCTTACGAATGGCGACCTATACCGCATTTTTCGGCGCTATTTTTATCTTTTTCAATGCTTATCTGGTGGAGAAGCTGCAAGGTTTCCGCCCCTTGCGCGCCCTGTTCCACTTTATCGCCATCCTGCCGCTGGCGGTGCCCGGCATGGCGCTGGGGCTGGCGTACATCTTTTTCTTCAACGCGCCGTCCAACCCACTGAACGGCCTGTACGCCACCATGGCGATCCTGGTGATCTGCACCATCGCGCACTTTTACACGGTCTGTCATCTCACCGCGGTGACCGCCTTGAAGCAAATCGATCCAGAGTTCGAGGCCGTGTCCGCCTCGTTGAAAGCGCCGCAATGGTTAACGTTCTGGCGCGTGTCCTTGCCGGTGTGTCTGCCTGCGGTATTGGAGATTGGCGGCTATCTATTCGTCAACGCCATGACCACCGTGTCCGCCGTCATCTTTCTGTATTCCCACAACACCATGCTGGCGTCCGTGTCCGTACTGAACATGGACGACGCCGGGGACATCGCCCCCGCTGCGGCGATGGCGGTCATGATCATGCTGACCTGTCTGGTCGCCAAGCTTCTGCAATGGCTGTTGGGCGGCCTGTTACTGCGACGCACCCAGAAATGGCGCTGCGCCTGA
- a CDS encoding 2-aminoethylphosphonate--pyruvate transaminase: protein MNQPNYYLLTPGPITTSRTVKEAMLTDWGSWDQDFNQVTQTVRDKLLAVANAQDTHVCVPLQGSGTFAVEATLGTLLGPQDKLLVLMNGAYGQRIAKICDYLKRPYVCIDTGDYLPPDPNAVAELLRQDASITAVAVVHCETSSGILNPVEAIAEVVNAAGRKLIIDSMSAFGALPADAKRLGYAALISSANKCFEGVPGFGFALIRQDLLELAKGNAHSLSMDLHDQWAYMEKTGQWRYTPPTHTVAAFAQALREYEEEGDAPGRLARYTRNRDQLVAGMRQLGFRTLLEERWLSPIIVTFLSPDDPSFDFKRFYQELKQRGFVIYPGKLTQTESFRIGCIGKIDTPEVARLLQAVKDTLIAMEISLS from the coding sequence ATGAACCAACCCAATTATTATCTGCTCACCCCCGGCCCGATCACCACTTCCCGCACGGTAAAAGAAGCCATGCTGACGGACTGGGGCTCCTGGGATCAGGACTTTAATCAGGTCACCCAGACGGTGCGGGATAAGTTGCTGGCCGTCGCCAATGCCCAGGACACCCATGTTTGCGTACCTTTGCAGGGCAGCGGCACTTTCGCCGTGGAAGCGACCCTGGGAACCCTGCTTGGTCCGCAGGATAAGCTACTGGTGCTGATGAACGGCGCCTATGGACAACGCATCGCCAAAATCTGCGACTACCTCAAGCGCCCCTACGTCTGCATCGACACCGGCGACTACCTGCCTCCCGACCCGAACGCCGTGGCGGAATTGCTGCGTCAGGACGCCAGCATCACCGCTGTGGCGGTGGTGCATTGCGAGACCAGCTCGGGGATTTTGAATCCCGTTGAAGCCATCGCAGAAGTGGTCAACGCCGCCGGGCGCAAGTTGATTATCGACTCTATGAGCGCCTTTGGCGCCCTGCCCGCAGACGCAAAGCGACTGGGCTACGCTGCATTGATCTCCTCCGCCAACAAGTGCTTCGAAGGAGTTCCCGGCTTTGGCTTCGCGTTGATTCGCCAGGACTTGCTGGAGCTGGCCAAAGGCAACGCTCACTCGCTGAGCATGGATCTGCATGACCAGTGGGCTTATATGGAAAAAACAGGACAATGGCGCTATACCCCGCCAACCCATACGGTAGCGGCGTTCGCCCAGGCGCTGCGGGAATATGAGGAAGAAGGCGACGCCCCCGGACGTCTGGCCCGCTATACCCGTAATCGCGACCAACTCGTCGCCGGTATGCGTCAATTGGGTTTCCGTACACTGCTGGAAGAACGCTGGCTATCGCCGATCATCGTCACCTTTTTATCCCCTGACGATCCCAGCTTTGATTTCAAACGCTTCTATCAAGAACTGAAGCAGCGCGGCTTCGTGATCTATCCGGGCAAACTGACCCAGACCGAAAGCTTCCGCATCGGCTGCATCGGCAAAATCGACACGCCGGAAGTGGCGCGTCTGCTGCAAGCCGTCAAAGACACCCTTATCGCTATGGAGATTTCTCTGTCATGA
- the phnX gene encoding phosphonoacetaldehyde hydrolase, whose translation MSYAYQRFYRGPIEAVIFDWAGTTYDFGSMAPIRAFQNLFAEQEIPITLAEAREPMGTEKREHITRILTMPRVREAWREKYGALASEADIDRLYHAFVPMQIEAIRECARPIPGLLETVAWLERRNIKIGANTGYNRDMLDVLADIAAAQGYRPASNVCATDVPKGRPYPHMSLKNALELGVGDVRACIKVDDTLPGIEEGLAAGMWTVGVTTSGNEVGLSQEDWTALDSASKTVLREQAQERFRRGGAHVIIGSVADLPAAVEYIERWLAQGHGPDTTGLAGVTLTAAGVSLR comes from the coding sequence ATGAGTTACGCCTATCAACGTTTTTACCGCGGCCCCATTGAAGCCGTCATTTTCGACTGGGCCGGCACCACCTACGATTTCGGCTCGATGGCGCCGATTCGCGCCTTTCAGAATCTGTTCGCCGAGCAAGAGATTCCCATCACTCTGGCGGAAGCCCGCGAGCCGATGGGGACGGAGAAACGCGAACACATCACGCGAATCCTGACCATGCCGCGAGTGCGCGAAGCCTGGAGAGAGAAATATGGCGCGCTGGCGAGCGAGGCGGACATTGATCGCCTGTATCACGCCTTCGTGCCGATGCAGATCGAGGCCATTCGCGAATGCGCCCGCCCTATCCCCGGCCTGCTGGAAACAGTCGCCTGGCTGGAGCGACGCAATATCAAAATCGGCGCGAATACCGGCTATAACCGCGACATGCTGGACGTTCTGGCGGATATCGCCGCCGCCCAGGGCTATCGTCCCGCCAGCAATGTGTGCGCAACGGACGTGCCCAAAGGGCGCCCTTATCCTCACATGAGTCTGAAGAACGCGCTGGAGCTGGGCGTTGGCGACGTGCGCGCCTGCATCAAAGTGGACGACACCCTGCCCGGCATCGAAGAAGGCCTGGCCGCAGGCATGTGGACCGTCGGCGTCACCACCTCCGGCAATGAAGTCGGCCTGAGCCAGGAAGACTGGACCGCATTGGACAGCGCCAGCAAAACCGTCTTACGAGAGCAGGCGCAAGAGCGTTTTCGGCGCGGCGGAGCCCACGTCATCATCGGCAGCGTGGCGGATCTGCCCGCGGCGGTAGAGTATATTGAGCGCTGGCTGGCGCAAGGCCACGGCCCGGACACCACCGGTCTGGCCGGCGTCACCTTAACCGCGGCGGGAGTTTCCCTCAGGTGA